In a single window of the Bradyrhizobium erythrophlei genome:
- a CDS encoding tripartite tricarboxylate transporter permease → MEILDHLRLGFDVAFTPINFFYCLVGAFLGTLVGVLPGIGPVTTIAMLLPFTFKMPAVASLIMLAGIYYGAHHAGSTTAIMLNMPGEPSSIVICLDGHPMARQGRAGVALFISAVGSFFAGCVGVVIIATLAPFLSESSLLIGPTEYTSMIIMALVSSAVVVSNSPLTTIAMSALGVLIGTVGTDVSTGAWRFTFGSHYLTDGVSFVAVATGLFAFAEVLHHIAKPEPRAEPTAINSLIPTREDMRAAWRPILRGTGLGAIFGILPGTGPLVCSFVSYAVEKQIAKDPSRFGKGAIEGVAAPEASNNAAAITHFIPMLGLGIPAGAAMALMLGALMIQGITPGPQVMSGHPDLFWGVVASMLIGNVMLLILNLPMVGLWIRLLRVPYRLLYPAILLFCCIGVYSVNSQVFDIFLAAGFGALGFVFKRLDCPPGPLVLGMILGPTLEENMRRALLMSRGHAGIFLTSPISLVMLLLAVAFIVIFARREKSIETTVEISATEQAKTDTALS, encoded by the coding sequence ATGGAAATCCTCGATCATCTCCGGCTGGGCTTCGATGTCGCCTTCACGCCAATCAATTTCTTCTATTGTCTCGTCGGCGCGTTTCTCGGCACCCTTGTGGGTGTCTTGCCAGGAATCGGGCCGGTCACGACGATCGCCATGCTGCTGCCTTTCACCTTCAAGATGCCGGCGGTGGCATCGCTGATCATGCTCGCCGGCATCTATTATGGGGCGCATCATGCCGGTTCGACCACGGCGATCATGCTGAACATGCCGGGCGAACCATCGTCCATCGTCATATGTCTGGACGGCCATCCCATGGCGCGGCAGGGACGCGCCGGGGTCGCGCTGTTCATCTCTGCCGTTGGATCGTTCTTTGCCGGCTGTGTCGGCGTCGTCATCATCGCAACGCTGGCGCCTTTTCTATCCGAGAGCTCGCTGCTGATCGGGCCCACCGAATATACTTCTATGATCATCATGGCGTTGGTCAGTTCGGCCGTCGTGGTGTCGAATTCGCCGCTGACAACCATCGCAATGTCGGCGCTCGGCGTTCTCATCGGTACGGTCGGCACGGACGTCAGCACCGGAGCATGGCGATTTACCTTCGGCAGCCATTATCTCACCGACGGGGTCAGCTTTGTTGCGGTCGCGACCGGCCTCTTCGCTTTCGCCGAGGTGCTCCACCATATCGCCAAGCCGGAGCCGCGCGCAGAACCTACTGCGATCAATTCGCTCATCCCCACGCGAGAGGACATGCGCGCCGCCTGGAGGCCTATTTTGCGCGGCACCGGCCTCGGCGCGATTTTCGGGATTCTGCCGGGCACTGGCCCGCTGGTCTGCTCCTTCGTGTCCTATGCGGTGGAAAAACAGATCGCCAAGGATCCCTCGCGCTTCGGCAAGGGCGCTATCGAGGGCGTGGCAGCGCCGGAAGCCTCGAACAATGCCGCCGCGATCACGCACTTCATTCCGATGCTGGGTCTCGGCATTCCAGCCGGCGCCGCCATGGCGCTGATGCTCGGTGCCCTGATGATCCAGGGCATCACACCCGGCCCGCAGGTGATGAGCGGTCACCCCGATCTTTTCTGGGGCGTCGTCGCCAGCATGCTGATCGGCAACGTGATGTTGCTGATCCTCAATCTGCCGATGGTCGGCCTTTGGATCCGCCTGTTGAGGGTTCCCTACCGCCTGCTCTATCCGGCGATCCTGCTGTTCTGTTGTATCGGGGTTTACAGCGTCAACAGCCAGGTTTTCGATATCTTTCTGGCCGCCGGGTTCGGCGCGCTCGGCTTCGTCTTCAAGCGGCTCGATTGTCCGCCTGGGCCACTCGTCCTCGGCATGATCCTCGGCCCTACGCTGGAGGAAAACATGCGGCGCGCTCTGCTGATGTCGCGAGGCCATGCCGGTATTTTCCTAACGAGCCCGATCAGCCTCGTCATGCTGCTCCTCGCGGTTGCTTTCATCGTGATTTTTGCCCGACGGGAAAAGAGCATCGAGACGACCGTTGAAATCAGTGCAACGGAACAGGCGAAAACGGACACGGCGTTGTCGTAG
- a CDS encoding sugar ABC transporter substrate-binding protein translates to MFGTDKSSTTRRDVLQAATTAGAAAALLGRLGVSPALSAEMGRSEKPLKAAFSNAGLQATWCAQGKQAAEWWGKLFNVEVTWFDGQLDAVKQRAAIDNMASQKWDFVAIQAFGIGTLTQPVQKMIDAGTPVIDMDTLIAPLEQIKVHSFLAPDNEFMGASVTQALVNALGGKGKVIMTQGALGHTGAQGRAKGFNAVVKQFPDIEVLDTQPADWDVSKTARLWETYLTKYPQIDAAFFHNDDMALAAYNIMKAHNRTNILIGGVDAMPPAIQAVSEGRMFATVRNPSCRIHGGAIVAGVAAVTAGEKSGQGIPKSVVTDGPVVTKANAAGMQWMEDHFLI, encoded by the coding sequence ATGTTCGGGACCGACAAATCCTCAACGACCAGGCGTGATGTTCTTCAGGCGGCGACGACCGCAGGTGCGGCGGCCGCCTTGCTCGGTAGATTGGGCGTGAGCCCGGCGCTCTCAGCGGAAATGGGACGCTCGGAAAAGCCGCTGAAGGCCGCATTCTCCAACGCAGGCCTGCAGGCGACCTGGTGCGCCCAGGGCAAGCAAGCGGCCGAATGGTGGGGCAAGCTGTTCAACGTCGAGGTCACCTGGTTCGACGGCCAGCTCGACGCCGTCAAGCAGCGCGCCGCCATCGACAATATGGCATCGCAGAAATGGGACTTCGTCGCCATCCAGGCGTTCGGTATCGGCACGCTGACCCAACCCGTGCAGAAAATGATCGATGCCGGCACACCGGTCATCGACATGGATACCCTGATCGCGCCACTCGAGCAGATCAAGGTTCATTCGTTTCTCGCACCCGACAACGAATTCATGGGCGCCTCGGTGACGCAGGCGCTTGTCAACGCCCTCGGTGGCAAGGGCAAGGTCATCATGACACAAGGCGCGCTCGGTCATACCGGCGCACAGGGCCGCGCAAAGGGTTTTAATGCCGTTGTCAAGCAGTTCCCCGACATCGAGGTGCTCGATACCCAGCCGGCGGATTGGGACGTATCGAAGACGGCGCGGCTATGGGAAACCTATCTCACCAAATATCCGCAGATCGACGCCGCCTTCTTCCACAATGACGACATGGCGCTTGCTGCCTACAACATCATGAAGGCGCACAACCGCACCAACATCCTCATCGGTGGGGTAGACGCCATGCCGCCAGCGATCCAGGCGGTGAGCGAGGGCCGCATGTTCGCAACCGTCCGCAATCCTTCCTGCCGCATTCACGGCGGAGCCATCGTCGCTGGCGTCGCCGCCGTGACCGCAGGAGAGAAGAGCGGACAGGGTATCCCGAAGAGTGTCGTCACCGACGGTCCGGTGGTAACGAAAGCCAACGCGGCAGGGATGCAGTGGATGGAGGACCATTTCCTGATCTGA
- a CDS encoding sugar ABC transporter ATP-binding protein, whose product MPQRRSPILELQRITKSFGGVEALRGVDFALSAGEIHGLVGENGAGKSTLMKIIAGVHADFSGRFVLDGREIRFRSARDAHAAGIAMVHQELSVAPDLSVAENVFLGAQPSNRFGLVQWRRMARDAGEQLKRFGIDIDPLSRLGDLPIGLQQLIEIARVLFSGARIIILDEPTSALSPPEVERLFVTLQRLRDEGTGIVFISHFIEDILRISDTVTVFRNGRKVAEARPTATSKAALIEAMIGKGREALEETYTHDVMLPPPSDRPVVLTATRLSFARRLQDVSFEVRSGEVLGIYGFMGCGQLELARILFGKLRPDSGALAVTGRQKAFGSTADARRAGIAFVPESRRAMLFHQEPVYKNISISILDRISSLFLKPSRERTIATRQVEQLQIRPAAVELDLGMLSGGNQQKVALAKWLSYPPRVLVLCEPTRGMDVGAKNDVIHIIRDLRARGLAIIVLSTEPETVLSLSDRVIVLKRGAVVREFSNEQISKDRLLEAA is encoded by the coding sequence ATGCCGCAACGCCGGTCACCCATTCTGGAACTGCAACGGATCACGAAGTCCTTCGGCGGCGTCGAGGCGCTCCGTGGAGTCGACTTCGCGCTTTCCGCCGGCGAGATCCATGGTCTCGTCGGCGAAAACGGCGCGGGGAAGAGCACGCTGATGAAAATTATCGCCGGCGTGCATGCCGATTTCTCCGGCCGTTTCGTGCTGGATGGGAGGGAAATCCGCTTTCGATCGGCGCGGGACGCGCATGCGGCCGGCATTGCCATGGTCCACCAAGAGCTTAGCGTCGCGCCCGATCTGTCGGTGGCCGAAAACGTGTTTCTCGGCGCCCAGCCGAGCAATCGCTTCGGTCTGGTGCAGTGGCGGCGCATGGCGCGCGACGCGGGCGAGCAACTAAAAAGGTTCGGCATCGACATCGATCCGCTTTCGCGGCTCGGCGACCTGCCGATCGGCCTGCAGCAGCTGATCGAGATCGCCCGCGTCCTGTTCTCTGGCGCCCGCATTATCATCCTCGATGAGCCGACCTCCGCGCTCTCGCCGCCGGAGGTGGAGCGTCTGTTCGTGACCTTGCAACGGTTGCGCGACGAAGGCACCGGCATCGTCTTCATTTCGCATTTCATTGAGGACATCCTGCGCATTTCGGACACGGTGACAGTGTTCCGCAACGGCAGGAAGGTCGCCGAGGCGCGGCCAACCGCGACCAGCAAGGCCGCCTTGATCGAAGCGATGATCGGCAAGGGGCGCGAAGCGCTCGAGGAGACCTACACGCATGATGTGATGCTACCGCCGCCCAGCGATCGGCCCGTGGTTCTGACCGCGACCCGGCTGTCGTTTGCCCGTAGGCTCCAGGATGTCTCGTTTGAGGTCCGCTCCGGCGAAGTCCTTGGCATCTACGGCTTCATGGGGTGCGGCCAACTCGAACTGGCGCGGATTCTCTTCGGCAAGCTTAGGCCCGACAGTGGCGCGCTTGCCGTGACGGGCCGCCAAAAAGCCTTTGGCAGCACAGCCGATGCACGGCGTGCGGGGATAGCCTTCGTTCCCGAGAGCCGCCGCGCCATGCTGTTCCACCAGGAGCCCGTCTACAAAAATATCTCGATCAGCATCCTCGATCGTATTTCGTCGCTGTTTCTCAAGCCGTCCCGCGAGCGCACGATCGCCACCAGGCAGGTCGAGCAATTGCAGATCAGGCCTGCGGCCGTCGAACTCGACCTCGGGATGCTATCAGGGGGCAATCAACAGAAAGTCGCGCTTGCGAAGTGGCTCAGCTACCCGCCGCGTGTCCTGGTGCTGTGCGAACCGACGCGCGGCATGGATGTCGGGGCCAAGAACGACGTAATCCACATTATTCGCGATCTGCGCGCGCGGGGACTAGCCATCATCGTCCTCTCGACCGAGCCAGAAACAGTTCTGTCGCTTTCCGATCGCGTCATTGTGCTGAAGCGCGGCGCGGTAGTGCGCGAATTCAGCAACGAACAGATCAGCAAGGACCGTCTCTTGGAAGCGGCGTGA
- a CDS encoding ABC transporter permease — MVAGDNVTVSAADRKPPRSIAAWFRSQMRNIAPFLTLICLSGFFAVASPSFATIDNVGNILTQVSVTGIIAVGLTFVILCAEIDLSIASIANATGIAVAYFTAQESYVNIANVPMPGWAAIGLALAFCAMLGLINALGLTIIGIPSFIMTLAMMQIAAGISALLVRGQIAYRVPDLVATLGSSSVGGVPWIVIVAALMLLSGHLVLTYTRFGRYVYMVGGNREAAENSGLNVNLILGSVMVISAICSGIGGMLGVAHFGSAQQNEFDTYLLDSIAAVVVGGTSLFGGRGGIGNTIVGLFVLGVLNNGLDHVNIDSFLKILIRGLILLAALVINVYAQKLRVRAVE, encoded by the coding sequence ATGGTGGCCGGTGACAATGTGACAGTCTCCGCGGCGGATCGGAAGCCGCCGCGCAGTATTGCTGCATGGTTTCGCTCGCAAATGCGCAATATTGCGCCCTTCCTGACGCTGATCTGCCTCAGCGGCTTCTTCGCGGTTGCGAGCCCTTCATTTGCGACGATCGACAATGTCGGCAACATCCTTACCCAGGTTTCGGTCACGGGCATCATCGCCGTCGGCCTAACCTTCGTGATCCTCTGCGCTGAGATCGATCTGTCGATCGCGAGCATCGCCAACGCAACCGGCATTGCGGTCGCCTATTTCACCGCGCAGGAATCCTATGTGAACATAGCCAACGTGCCAATGCCCGGGTGGGCTGCGATCGGGCTGGCGCTGGCGTTTTGCGCGATGCTCGGTCTCATCAACGCGCTCGGGCTCACGATCATCGGGATCCCCTCCTTTATCATGACGCTGGCGATGATGCAGATCGCAGCCGGTATATCGGCGCTACTGGTGCGCGGGCAGATTGCGTACAGGGTGCCCGACCTCGTTGCAACGCTCGGATCATCGTCGGTGGGCGGCGTTCCCTGGATCGTGATCGTTGCGGCATTGATGCTGCTGAGCGGCCATCTGGTGCTGACCTATACGCGCTTTGGCCGCTACGTTTACATGGTCGGCGGCAATCGCGAGGCGGCAGAAAATTCCGGGCTCAACGTCAATCTGATCCTCGGCAGCGTCATGGTCATCTCGGCGATTTGCTCGGGCATCGGTGGCATGTTGGGCGTCGCACACTTCGGCAGCGCGCAACAGAACGAGTTCGACACCTATCTGCTCGATTCGATCGCCGCTGTGGTTGTCGGCGGCACCAGCCTTTTCGGCGGCCGTGGCGGCATCGGCAATACCATCGTCGGCCTGTTCGTGCTCGGCGTGCTCAACAATGGGCTCGACCACGTCAACATCGACAGTTTCCTGAAGATACTAATCCGCGGTCTGATTCTGCTCGCTGCGCTCGTCATCAACGTCTATGCGCAGAAATTGCGGGTCAGGGCGGTCGAATGA
- a CDS encoding TetR/AcrR family transcriptional regulator: protein MTPKIITGKKGEGGKRGRGRPAAFDRAVALQAAMKLFWERGYEGTSFDELIAAMGVSASSFYNSFGSKEALYCEATRSYLEWSGQWFFAILNDPSIDTKTAFARLFEATAEEFTRGDHPLGCMISLAGTHCPPGMSNIRDMMAEHRAFSESAMAARIRKGVANGEVPEDADCDMLAAYCSAVARGLAVQARDGASREKLAQIGRLAMSAWPAGKSGRSRLSGNAFSDGA, encoded by the coding sequence ATGACACCAAAAATAATTACAGGGAAGAAAGGTGAGGGGGGCAAGCGTGGCCGGGGACGGCCGGCGGCGTTCGACCGCGCCGTCGCACTGCAGGCGGCGATGAAGCTATTCTGGGAGCGCGGCTATGAGGGCACGTCGTTCGACGAACTGATCGCCGCGATGGGGGTCAGTGCGTCGAGTTTCTACAATTCCTTCGGCAGCAAGGAAGCGCTTTATTGCGAGGCTACGCGGTCTTACCTCGAATGGTCGGGTCAATGGTTCTTCGCCATTCTCAATGACCCTTCGATCGATACCAAGACGGCCTTCGCGCGGCTGTTCGAGGCGACCGCGGAAGAGTTCACCCGCGGCGATCACCCGCTCGGCTGCATGATTTCGCTGGCGGGCACGCATTGCCCGCCGGGCATGAGCAACATACGCGACATGATGGCCGAGCATCGCGCCTTTTCGGAAAGCGCGATGGCGGCACGCATCCGAAAGGGTGTGGCAAATGGCGAGGTGCCTGAAGACGCCGATTGCGACATGCTGGCTGCCTATTGCAGCGCCGTGGCGCGCGGGCTTGCGGTCCAGGCGCGCGACGGCGCCTCTCGCGAGAAGCTGGCCCAGATCGGTCGTCTCGCCATGAGCGCGTGGCCGGCAGGGAAGAGTGGGCGATCAAGGCTCAGCGGCAATGCTTTCTCGGATGGCGCCTGA
- a CDS encoding efflux RND transporter periplasmic adaptor subunit: MDQISDPSTLERERLDEPAARPRRWRWKLTALGAAVALGLTFAWLGLAPHRGNRAAAAPTPTSVVTVSRPLQRELDVRAGFLGQFSAIDRVELRAQVGGTLTEIHFKDGQIVHKGDLLFVIDPRPYEIKLAQAQAALQTATARVALANNQLFRAQSLKHNEFATQETVDQRTNDQDASQAAVEDAKARVRDAELDLEYCRVRAPFPGRIGARQVSLGSLVAGSRAATSPTTLLATLVSLDPLYLDFDMSESDFLTFSRERARIGGPLANKVMIALSDENNFSREGTLDFIDNALDRSSGTIHARATVRNEDLFLAPGQFARLRVAIASPTPVYLLPDAAVVLDQSQRLVMTVGSDATVKPKIVTTGELRGGLRVIQSGLEPSDRVIIDGLVRAIPGTKVAPQDGTIHYDPTADQG, from the coding sequence ATGGATCAGATCAGCGACCCTTCGACACTTGAACGAGAACGGCTGGACGAACCGGCGGCACGGCCGCGCCGATGGCGATGGAAGCTGACGGCGCTGGGCGCAGCAGTAGCGCTTGGCCTTACCTTCGCCTGGCTCGGCCTAGCGCCCCACCGGGGCAACCGGGCTGCGGCGGCGCCGACGCCCACCTCGGTCGTGACGGTTAGCCGGCCCTTGCAGCGCGAGCTCGATGTCAGGGCTGGTTTCCTCGGCCAGTTCTCCGCTATCGATCGCGTCGAGCTGCGCGCCCAGGTCGGCGGCACGCTCACGGAAATCCATTTCAAGGACGGGCAGATCGTGCACAAGGGCGATCTTCTGTTCGTCATCGATCCGCGGCCCTATGAAATCAAGCTGGCGCAGGCGCAGGCGGCGCTGCAGACCGCGACTGCCCGTGTGGCGCTCGCCAACAACCAGCTCTTTCGGGCGCAATCGCTCAAGCACAACGAGTTCGCAACCCAGGAGACGGTCGATCAGCGCACCAACGACCAGGATGCTTCGCAAGCCGCGGTCGAAGACGCTAAGGCGCGGGTGCGGGATGCCGAGCTCGATCTCGAATATTGCCGCGTGCGGGCGCCCTTTCCGGGGCGCATCGGCGCGCGTCAGGTCTCGCTCGGAAGCTTGGTCGCGGGAAGCCGCGCGGCGACCAGCCCGACCACGCTGCTGGCGACGCTGGTCTCGCTCGATCCGCTCTATCTCGATTTCGATATGAGCGAATCCGATTTCCTGACCTTCTCGCGCGAGCGCGCCCGCATCGGCGGTCCGCTTGCCAACAAGGTCATGATCGCGCTTAGCGACGAGAACAATTTCAGCCGCGAGGGCACGCTCGACTTCATCGACAATGCGCTCGATCGCTCCAGTGGCACCATTCATGCGCGCGCCACGGTGCGAAATGAGGACCTGTTCCTGGCGCCGGGCCAGTTCGCCCGGCTGCGCGTCGCGATTGCGTCGCCAACGCCGGTCTATCTACTGCCGGACGCCGCGGTCGTGCTCGACCAGTCGCAGCGCCTGGTGATGACGGTCGGCAGTGATGCGACCGTCAAACCGAAGATCGTGACGACCGGCGAACTGCGCGGCGGATTGCGGGTGATCCAGTCCGGCCTCGAGCCGAGCGACCGCGTCATCATCGACGGCCTGGTCCGCGCCATTCCCGGCACCAAGGTCGCGCCGCAGGACGGCACCATCCACTACGACCCGACCGCCGACCAGGGCTGA
- a CDS encoding efflux RND transporter permease subunit, with protein sequence MTHSFIDRPIFATVLSVFLTLIGLGALAILPISQYPEIVPPTVQITTTYPGASAETVSRTVATPLEQQINGVENMIYMSSQSTGDGKLTVTVTFRIGTDLNVAQMLTQNRVQDALPRLPEDVQRLGVQVRKATPNILLAVHLYSPDSSRDTLYISNYATLHVKDVLARLPGVGDVQIFAGREYAMRIWLDPDKVAAHNLNASEVLTALRAQNVQVSAGVLNQPPVASRQAYQINVQTLGRLSTPEQFASIVLKSDSEGRVTRLSDVGRVEIGAADYGSTAFMDHGPGMPLLIFAQPGANSLAVEHEVLDTMETLVKDFPPGLSYKVIYDPTIFVGKSVDEVIKTIFVAILLVVGVVFLFLQSWRAAIIPVIAIPVSLVGTFTFLYVLGISLNNLSLFGLVLAVGIVVDDAIVVVENVERNLERGMTPAEAAYVTMNEVGGALISIALTLCAVFVPSAFLSGITGQFFRQFAVTIAVSTLISCFVSLTLSPALCAVLFKAHEPGHKARGSWIVRLVQAGFTRFNHGFEWLSTSYGRLTRRLVQITGVVLVVYAALIGVAGFQFARAPTGFIPEQDQGYLITVVQLPPGATLDRTEAVVKKAIDIIMSTPGVEHVAPFAGLDATTFTIASNAGTIFSGLPSLYNHEVKGLTATSVLADLRKRLSVIQEAYVLTIPPPPVQGIGNAGGFKMMLQDRAGLGSEALSKAAQALVAAANKDPSYAGVFTLFGTRSPSVYADIDREKAEKVGLTPTDVFNTLQVYLGSQYVNDFNYLGRTYQVIAQADGSFRQDPQDIARLKARNASGEMVPVGTVARLKSENAAYRVPRYDLFPAAEVMGVAAPGVATGTALHRMEELAHDMLPPGIGFEWTELAFQQQQPGTSSLLVFGAAALFVFLVLAAQYESWNLPLAVVMIVPMCLLASVTGLLWRGMAIDVLAQIGFVVLVGLAAKNAILIVEFARQTEEAGATPGEAAVTAARTRLRPILMTSLAFIFGVAPLVVATGAGSEMRQSLGTAVFAGMLGVTAFGLLFTPAFYTVVRKIQRKKPQARPNEAAPASYIDANRDDHASGVRVPSRTI encoded by the coding sequence GTGACCCACAGCTTCATCGACCGGCCGATTTTTGCGACCGTCCTCTCCGTCTTCCTGACGCTGATTGGCCTCGGCGCGCTCGCCATTCTGCCGATCTCGCAATACCCGGAGATCGTGCCGCCCACGGTCCAGATCACCACGACCTATCCCGGCGCATCCGCCGAGACGGTGTCGCGCACGGTCGCAACGCCGCTCGAGCAGCAGATCAACGGCGTCGAGAACATGATCTACATGTCAAGCCAATCGACCGGCGACGGCAAGCTCACCGTCACCGTCACGTTCCGGATCGGGACCGACCTCAACGTCGCGCAGATGCTGACGCAGAACCGCGTACAAGACGCGCTGCCCCGGCTGCCCGAGGACGTGCAGCGGCTCGGCGTGCAGGTGCGCAAAGCGACGCCCAACATCCTGCTCGCGGTGCACCTCTACTCGCCCGACAGTTCGCGCGACACGCTCTACATCTCGAACTATGCGACGCTGCATGTGAAGGACGTGCTGGCGCGCCTGCCCGGCGTCGGCGACGTGCAGATCTTTGCCGGCCGCGAATACGCCATGCGCATCTGGCTCGATCCCGACAAGGTGGCAGCCCATAACCTGAACGCGAGCGAAGTCCTCACCGCGCTGCGCGCCCAGAACGTCCAGGTCTCGGCGGGCGTACTGAATCAGCCGCCGGTCGCCTCAAGGCAGGCCTATCAGATCAACGTGCAGACGCTCGGGCGGCTCTCGACGCCCGAACAGTTCGCCTCCATCGTCCTGAAATCGGACAGCGAGGGCCGCGTGACGCGGCTGAGCGACGTCGGCCGCGTCGAGATCGGCGCCGCCGACTACGGCTCGACGGCGTTCATGGACCACGGACCCGGCATGCCGCTCCTTATCTTTGCCCAGCCGGGTGCGAACTCGCTGGCCGTCGAACACGAAGTGCTCGACACGATGGAGACGCTGGTCAAGGACTTCCCGCCCGGCCTCAGCTACAAGGTCATCTATGATCCCACCATCTTTGTCGGCAAATCGGTCGACGAGGTGATCAAGACGATCTTCGTCGCGATCCTGCTCGTGGTCGGCGTCGTGTTCCTGTTCCTGCAGAGCTGGCGCGCCGCGATCATTCCGGTGATCGCGATCCCGGTGTCGCTGGTCGGCACCTTCACCTTCCTCTATGTGCTCGGAATATCGCTGAACAATCTGTCGCTGTTCGGCCTCGTGCTCGCGGTCGGCATCGTCGTCGATGATGCCATCGTCGTGGTGGAGAATGTCGAGCGCAACCTCGAGCGCGGCATGACCCCGGCAGAGGCCGCCTACGTCACGATGAACGAGGTCGGCGGCGCGCTGATCTCGATCGCGCTGACCTTGTGCGCGGTGTTCGTGCCGTCGGCGTTCCTGTCTGGTATCACCGGGCAGTTCTTCCGCCAGTTCGCGGTGACGATCGCGGTTTCGACATTGATCTCATGCTTCGTCTCGCTGACCCTGAGCCCCGCCCTGTGCGCGGTTTTGTTCAAGGCGCATGAGCCGGGCCACAAGGCGCGCGGCTCGTGGATCGTGCGGCTGGTGCAAGCCGGATTTACCCGCTTCAATCATGGCTTCGAGTGGCTGTCGACGAGCTATGGACGGCTGACGCGACGGCTGGTGCAGATCACCGGCGTGGTGCTCGTGGTGTATGCGGCGCTGATCGGCGTCGCCGGCTTCCAGTTCGCCCGCGCACCGACCGGCTTCATTCCGGAGCAGGACCAGGGCTATCTCATCACCGTCGTACAACTGCCGCCCGGCGCCACGCTCGACCGCACGGAGGCTGTGGTCAAGAAGGCGATCGACATCATCATGTCCACGCCCGGCGTCGAGCATGTCGCGCCGTTCGCGGGGCTGGACGCGACCACTTTCACCATCGCCTCCAACGCCGGAACGATCTTTTCCGGCCTGCCCTCGCTCTACAATCACGAGGTCAAGGGCCTGACGGCGACCAGCGTGCTGGCCGACCTGCGCAAGCGCCTGTCGGTGATTCAGGAAGCCTATGTGCTGACGATTCCGCCGCCGCCGGTGCAGGGCATCGGCAATGCCGGCGGATTCAAGATGATGCTGCAGGATCGCGCCGGGCTCGGCTCGGAGGCGCTCTCGAAAGCGGCGCAGGCGCTGGTCGCCGCCGCCAACAAGGATCCGAGCTACGCCGGTGTCTTCACCCTGTTCGGCACGCGCTCGCCGTCGGTCTACGCCGATATCGATCGCGAGAAGGCCGAGAAGGTCGGGCTGACGCCCACCGACGTCTTCAACACCCTGCAGGTCTATCTCGGCTCGCAATATGTCAACGACTTCAACTATCTCGGCCGGACCTACCAGGTTATCGCGCAGGCCGATGGCTCTTTCCGCCAGGATCCGCAGGACATCGCGCGGCTGAAGGCTCGCAACGCGTCCGGCGAGATGGTGCCGGTCGGCACGGTGGCGCGGTTGAAATCCGAAAACGCAGCCTACCGCGTACCGCGTTACGATCTGTTCCCCGCCGCCGAAGTGATGGGCGTCGCAGCACCGGGGGTCGCGACCGGCACCGCGCTGCACCGCATGGAAGAGCTTGCGCACGATATGCTGCCGCCCGGCATCGGCTTCGAATGGACCGAGCTTGCGTTTCAGCAGCAACAGCCGGGCACCTCGTCGCTCCTGGTGTTCGGCGCGGCCGCCCTGTTCGTGTTCCTGGTGCTTGCCGCGCAGTATGAGAGCTGGAATCTGCCGCTCGCGGTCGTGATGATCGTGCCGATGTGCCTGCTCGCCTCCGTGACGGGGCTGTTGTGGCGGGGGATGGCGATCGACGTGCTGGCGCAGATCGGCTTCGTCGTGCTGGTTGGTCTCGCCGCCAAGAATGCTATCCTGATCGTGGAATTTGCGCGCCAGACCGAGGAAGCCGGCGCGACGCCGGGCGAAGCGGCCGTGACCGCGGCGCGCACGCGGCTGCGGCCGATCCTGATGACGTCGCTGGCCTTCATCTTCGGCGTGGCGCCGCTCGTGGTCGCTACGGGTGCAGGCTCGGAGATGCGTCAATCGCTGGGCACGGCGGTCTTCGCCGGCATGCTGGGCGTGACCGCCTTCGGCCTCCTGTTCACGCCCGCGTTCTATACGGTCGTCAGAAAAATCCAGCGCAAAAAGCCGCAAGCAAGACCCAACGAAGCCGCGCCCGCGAGCTATATCGATGCTAATCGCGACGACCATGCGAGCGGCGTGCGCGTGCCAAGCCGGACAATTTGA